From a region of the Castanea sativa cultivar Marrone di Chiusa Pesio chromosome 10, ASM4071231v1 genome:
- the LOC142614266 gene encoding exosome complex exonuclease RRP46 homolog, whose amino-acid sequence MEIDRLDGRKANQLRPLACSRNILNRAHGSASWTQGDTKVLVAVYGPKAGTKKNENPEKACIEVIWKPKSGQIGKSEREYEMIVKRTLQSICILNINPNTTTSVIVQVINDDGALLPCAINAACAALVDAGIPLKHLAVAICCCLADSGYIILDPTKLEEQSMKAYAYLVFPNSILSVCPEGSLKVQGEPMEHGVITSGTQGAMSVDDYLNCLERGRAATAKMSTVLRRNLQPQIASDLSKAG is encoded by the exons ATGGAAATAGATAGATTAGATGGCCGTAAAGCAAACCAGTTGAGACCCCTTGCTTGCTCCCGCAATATCCTCAACCGTGCTCATGGCTCTGCCAGTTGGACTCAAG gggATACCAAAGTTCTTGTTGCAGTGTATGGACCAAAAGCTGGAACGAAGAAGAATGAAAACCCTGAGAAGGCTTGCATTGAAGTTATTTGGAAGCCTAAGTCAGGGCAGATTG GAAAATCGGAAAGGGAGTACGAGATGATAGTGAAGAGGACCTTGCAAAGCATTTGCATTTTGAATATCAATCCAAATACCACAACATCAGTTATAGTTCAG GTTATCAATGATGATGGGGCT CTTCTCCCATGTGCCATCAATGCAGCATGTGCTGCTCTTGTAGATGCTGGAATTCCACTGAAGCATCTTGCTG TTGCAATCTGTTGTTGTTTGGCAGATAGTGGATACATCATACTGGACCCCACCAAGCTAGAAGAGCAG AGTATGAAAGCATATGCATATTTGGTCTTTCCAAACTCGATTCTCTCAGTTTGCCCAGAGGGATCATTAAAGGTACAAGGTGAACCAATGGAACATGGGGTTATAACATCTGGTACCCAGGGTGCAATGTCAG TGGATGATTATCTTAACTGTCTTGAACGAGGGCGTGCTGCTACTGCTAAGATGTCTACTGTGCTTAGAAGGAACTTGCAACCACAAATTGCCAGTGACTTAAGTAAAGCTGGTTGA